GTAATGCGAACTACCTGCCACCTACGCTTCGTTTAGAATGAAGGTTCTTTAGCCACTTTTTAAATTCTTCATCTTGGGTATTGCTCCTTGTTTCAAAAGCTACGTTCAATTCGTGGATAAAGTTTGGATCAAATTGATTTTCCTTCATTTGCTGCTTAAGATTTTTTGTCTTCCATCTAAACAGGTCTTTTATAAACTCTTTGCTCCATTCAAACGTTCACCCACCGTTATATTTCAAACAATTCAAAATTATAGTAGCAAATAAAAATCCTAATTGGTGATTTATAACTTTCCAAAAGAGATAGCTGCGTATTTGGGCTATCTCTTTGGTTTTGTTCTCTTTTGTGATCTGGCATTTGGCGTTTTATTGTATTTTTTTAACACTGGCTTTTCGTCTCTAATTTTCCCTCCATATAACACTTTTCGATGGACAGGAATATTCAAATCACGCGAATATTTTTTCAATACCCTTTCTTCACTTGCAGTCACAATCGAAATAACAGTACCTTCAGCTCCCATCCGCCCTGTTCTTCCCGAACGGTGGATGTATTGATTGGCGTTTTCAGGCAAGTCAAAGTGGATCACATGGCTAAGCCCATCAATATCCAATCCCCTTGCGGCAAGATCAGTGGCCAAAAGCAAGGAATAATCTTTGCTTCTAAACTTTTTAATCGCTTCTTCTCGTTCCCGCTTGCTCGATTCGCTGTGAAGAATCCCTGCTTCTATCCCTTTATATGCCAGTTTTGCTGCGATTACATTCAAATTTCCAACATCTCTGAAGAAAGCAAGGGCTGATGATACGTGCCCTCTCATTAAACTTCTTAGAATGTCGATTTTTTCTCTTTTATCGCAAACAAAATAGAGATGGTTCACTTTTTTTGCGGTTTCCTTATCTTTTTTAACTCTGATGAAGACAGGATCGTTCATGATTTCCTGGCCAATTTTCTCAACTGTTTCAGGCAATGTGGCGGAAAACATAACAATTTGGCGTTCTTTCATCGTTGCTTTCACGATCGTTTGGATCGTTTCCATATGTTCCGGAATAAGCAGTTGGTCCGCCTCATCGAGTACAATCGTTTTTACTTGATGCATTTTTAACTTTTTCATTTTGATAAGTTCAGCTACTCGGCCCGGAGTTCCAACTATAATCTGGGGATTTTTCTTTAATTTCTCAAGCTGCCTCTTTACATTTGCGCCTCCAATAAATGATGCTGAAAGCATGTCACCTTCTTTTGCCCATTGTTGGACAACGTCAAAAATTTGCATGACAAGCTCCCTTGACGGAGCCACAACTACAACTTGGGCATTCTTTTTTTCGGGTTTAATTTTATCTAATAAAGGAATTAAATAAGCGAGCGTCTTGCCAGTTCCGGTCGGAGATTCGGCAATTACATCTTTTCCTTCCGTAATAAGAGGAATCGTTTCTGTCTGTATATTCGTTGGCTTTTGAAAACCGGATTGTTTCCAAGCTTTTTGCAAAAACGGTTTCATTGAATGTAAAGACGGTGGAAATTTCTCCATTTCGTTTTCACTCTTTCTTCAAAAAATATAATTCTTACCAACCTATCATACCTTATTTATAGACGGACAAGAAACCTGCAGAATTATGTATATTACTAATTAACTGAAAAGGAAAAATAAACATGACGAAAAACAAAAAATTATTACAATTCATACCCCTACTATTTATTATTTTTGTTTCTTTAGGCTTGGCAGGATGTAACTTCTTAAAGCCAGAATCAGAAGAAGCGCCACCTTCTGAAGTGAATGAGGAAGAAAGCATTGAACAAGAGGAAGAAATAAAGGAACCTGAAACGATTATTACAAAGGCTACCGTTGCAGCAATCGGAGATGTCTTAATCCATGGTTCCATTTATCGTGACGCTCAAAAAGGAGGCACTTTTAATTTTGACAAAATGCTCGTTGATGTGAAGCCTTATCTAGAATCAGCTGACATTACAATTGCGAATCAAGAATCAATGATTGGTGGAAAAGAAATCGGCCTCTCCACCTATCCACAATTTAACAGCCCTTTTGAAGTCGGAGATGCACTAAAACGTGCTGGACTAGACATTGTCACGATTGCAAATAACCACACGCTTGATCGAGGCGAAAAAGCAGTTCTGAACGCCCTTGATCATTGGGATTCTCTAAATATCCCATATGTCGGCGCGTATCGAAGTGCAGAGGATCGAAATGAAATTCGAACGCTTAATAAAAATGAGATTACTTTTTCATTTTTAGCGTACACTTACGGTACGAACGGTATCCCGGTTCCAAAAGATAAGCCTTATCTTGTTAATCTCATTGATAAAGAACAGATAAAAAAAGATATTGAAGAAGCTAGAGAAAAATCAGATGTGATCGTTGTTAGCCTTCATTTTGGCATGGAATATGAACGGATGCCGAATGATGGACAAAAAAATCTCGTTCAGTTCGTCGCAGATGAAGGAGCCCATTTAATTATAGGCCATCATCCGCACGTTTTGCAGCCTGTTGACTATGTAAAAAGTGAAAAAGGACATGAAGCGTTTGTAATTTATTCCTTAGGAAATTTTCTGGCTGCCCAAGAAGCCCAGCATGATCAATATCGACGTACCGGCGGAATCTTACAGGTTGATGTGGGAAAAATCCAAACTGGTGACGAGACAACCATCCGCATCCTCTCACCTTCCTTTTTACCGACCTATATTCATTTTCAAAATTGGAAAAACTACCGGGTGCTTCCTATGTATCAAATAACCGATAAGGAATTATCAAATGCCCAGAAACATTATAAGGAAACAAAAGAACATATGTCTCAATTTGTTCCGGATTTGCACTTTATTGAACAATAATAGACTAAAAAACTCCTCACGCCATACAGTGAGGAGTTTGCCATTTAAGTCAGGCTT
This is a stretch of genomic DNA from Pueribacillus theae. It encodes these proteins:
- a CDS encoding DEAD/DEAH box helicase — its product is MEKFPPSLHSMKPFLQKAWKQSGFQKPTNIQTETIPLITEGKDVIAESPTGTGKTLAYLIPLLDKIKPEKKNAQVVVVAPSRELVMQIFDVVQQWAKEGDMLSASFIGGANVKRQLEKLKKNPQIIVGTPGRVAELIKMKKLKMHQVKTIVLDEADQLLIPEHMETIQTIVKATMKERQIVMFSATLPETVEKIGQEIMNDPVFIRVKKDKETAKKVNHLYFVCDKREKIDILRSLMRGHVSSALAFFRDVGNLNVIAAKLAYKGIEAGILHSESSKREREEAIKKFRSKDYSLLLATDLAARGLDIDGLSHVIHFDLPENANQYIHRSGRTGRMGAEGTVISIVTASEERVLKKYSRDLNIPVHRKVLYGGKIRDEKPVLKKYNKTPNARSQKRTKPKR
- a CDS encoding CapA family protein, whose product is MTKNKKLLQFIPLLFIIFVSLGLAGCNFLKPESEEAPPSEVNEEESIEQEEEIKEPETIITKATVAAIGDVLIHGSIYRDAQKGGTFNFDKMLVDVKPYLESADITIANQESMIGGKEIGLSTYPQFNSPFEVGDALKRAGLDIVTIANNHTLDRGEKAVLNALDHWDSLNIPYVGAYRSAEDRNEIRTLNKNEITFSFLAYTYGTNGIPVPKDKPYLVNLIDKEQIKKDIEEAREKSDVIVVSLHFGMEYERMPNDGQKNLVQFVADEGAHLIIGHHPHVLQPVDYVKSEKGHEAFVIYSLGNFLAAQEAQHDQYRRTGGILQVDVGKIQTGDETTIRILSPSFLPTYIHFQNWKNYRVLPMYQITDKELSNAQKHYKETKEHMSQFVPDLHFIEQ